In a genomic window of Brassica rapa cultivar Chiifu-401-42 chromosome A10, CAAS_Brap_v3.01, whole genome shotgun sequence:
- the LOC103843866 gene encoding adenine/guanine permease AZG2: MYSHVYVLLNYILKGLHIYLASSTCISSLNSSYFVSFPLLVSVMGRETKVCKSWNEIKKHLNDTVSKSIVGRYFKLEARKSNFTTELRAATATFLTMAYIITVNATILADSGATCSFHDCSTDSGSSSPKPSCVLGSNQGYEECLTRVKKDLVVATSLSAMVGSLAMGLLANLPFGLAPGMGANAYIAYDVVGFRGSGSISYHTAMAIVLLEGCAFLAVSALGLRGRLARLIPQTVRLACAVGIGMFIAFVGLQMNQGIGLVGPDKSTLVTLTACSETDPVTGACLGEKMESPTFWLAVVGFLITSYGLMKNVKGSMIYGIVFVTVVSWFRNTQVTTFPHTPLGDSNYNYFTKVVDFHKIQSTLGAISFTEFRKSEVWVAFATLFYVDLLGTTGVLYTMAEIGGFVEEDGKFEGEYTAYLVDAGSSVVGSALGVTTTATFVESSAGLKEGGKTGLTAVIIGMYFLVSMFLTPLVTNVPRWAVGPSLVMVGVMMMGVVKDIRWGETKEAVTAFITILLMPLTYSIANGIIAGIGIYLALSMYDIVSGFVTWLNGVRKRVMREHNQVFSDATVEIV; the protein is encoded by the coding sequence atgTATTCACATGTTTACGTGTtgttaaactatatattaaagGGGCTTCATATATATCTGGCATCCTCCACCTGCATTTCCTCCCTAAATTCctcatattttgtttcttttcctctCTTGGTTTCCGTCATGGGGAGAGAGACGAAGGTGTGCAAGTCATGGAACGAAATTAAGAAACATCTAAATGATACCGTTTCAAAGAGCATAGTCGGTCGTTACttcaagctagaagcaagaaaaTCAAATTTCACAACCGAACTACGAGCTGCAACAGCCACATTCCTCACCATGGCTTACATCATTACCGTAAACGCCACCATCCTAGCCGACTCTGGTGCCACTTGCTCTTTCCATGACTGCTCCACCGACTCTGGTTCTTCATCACCTAAACCGAGCTGCGTCCTTGGCTCTAACCAAGGCTACGAAGAATGTCTGACGAGGGTCAAAAAGGACCTCGTTGTAGCCACTTCTTTGTCAGCCATGGTGGGATCTTTAGCTATGGGGTTGTTAGCTAATCTCCCATTCGGACTTGCTCCTGGTATGGGTGCCAACGCTTACATCGCATACGACGTAGTTGGTTTTCGCGGTTCCGGTTCAATCTCTTACCATACCGCAATGGCCATTGTGCTACTCGAGGGATGCGCATTTCTTGCAGTGTCTGCTTTAGGACTCCGCGGAAGACTGGCTCGTCTCATCCCTCAAACGGTGAGACTAGCATGCGCTGTTGGTATCGGAATGTTCATTGCCTTTGTTGGTTTGCAGATGAACCAAGGTATTGGTCTTGTGGGACCAGATAAGTCAACTTTAGTAACGTTGACCGCATGCTCAGAGACAGATCCCGTCACCGGAGCTTGTCTGGGAGAGAAAATGGAGAGTCCTACGTTTTGGTTAGCAGTCGTCGGGTTTCTCATAACGAGCTACGGTCTCATGAAGAACGTCAAGGGGAGTATGATATATGGAATCGTTTTCGTTACGGTTGTTTCTTGGTTTAGAAACACCCAAGTCACAACCTTTCCTCACACTCCTCTCGGAGACTCAAACTATAACTACTTCACAAAAGTTGTTGACTTTCACAAGATCCAGTCAACGTTAGGAGCTATAAGCTTCACGGAGTTTAGAAAGAGCGAGGTTTGGGTCGCGTTCGCTACTCTCTTTTACGTCGATCTCCTCGGCACGACTGGAGTACTCTACACGATGGCTGAGATCGGAGGCTTCGTGGAGGAGGACGGAAAGTTCGAAGGAGAATACACTGCCTACTTAGTGGACGCAGGCTCCTCCGTTGTGGGGTCAGCGTTAGGCGTTACAACGACAGCGACTTTTGTAGAATCTTCTGCGGGTTTGAAAGAAGGAGGGAAAACGGGGTTAACGGCCGTTATCATCGGTATGTACTTCTTGGTGTCCATGTTCTTGACGCCGTTAGTGACTAACGTGCCTAGGTGGGCGGTGGGACCCTCACTAGTGATGGTTGGTGTGATGATGATGGGAGTTGTGAAAGATATTAGATGGGGAGAGACTAAAGAAGCCGTTACGGCGTTTATAACGATCTTGCTTATGCCGTTGACTTATTCCATTGCTAATGGGATTATTGCTGGTATTGGTATATATCTTGCTCTAAGCATGTACGATATCGTTTCGGGATTCGTCACGTGGCTTAACGGAGTTAGGAAACGGGTCATGAGAGAACATAATCAAGTTTTCTCTGACGCGACCGTCGAGATCGTATGA